In Leishmania donovani BPK282A1 complete genome, chromosome 28, one DNA window encodes the following:
- a CDS encoding ribonuclease II-like protein, putative → MTVITCAYALGSDPDLEKRVKEGTVVIGRVNVFRNYNTNLSFVRSSRLPCDVVLNSAELRGPALHSDVVAVALLPLAQWQPAPNAASAVPASSDSNTDDEETENGPRVMPSTLPDGRHIAQLIAPETTEELIQNASAEVSLAAQMGAPFSYEWPPEKRPLGRVIRILKRCLPRLHVARIADNQVHPGEGLQEKYYYRFRPFNQLYPQLTVQGCDIMAAYHANISTSLFSLALEHGENGEILTTPRVPNALLCKVHSFLGDASTMAVASHAICTSCNVSNEPFSEEAEACVLKDFTIPSPAELADMGRRDLRDSEFVLTIDPATARDLDDALSIKPRKDGGYHVGVHIADVSHFVLPRTALDEEAQRRSNSTYLVDRVIPMLPSRLSEEYCSLNPGEDKFAFSGLFEFDRDGHLISEAATGEKCEWFGQSVIRSRCRLAYEQAQQILDGDDTVVLDVAQAASDLGIGEEAARKKVKQSVTNLFALASKLRQQSLRDGRVVIGNTRLAFRFDRNEVNSPPTSFFVQEQIQANWLVEEFMLLANQRVAQKIVQYIPYGALLRRHKPPQPQKMRRLRTALSHRGLPTGGSSGQELQRMIDTIKKDHRGDFHTVCELLKYSLMAAEYIANDPTEKDIRSHFAVAAPWYTHFTSPIRRYCDLMVHRQLRVALELERCMEEAQMEMPNAPHPALETRPGDCIFDPTRAVDVHKLKTRELFYPLSALEHIVTHANECRLNSRSAGDMSLEYSLCLYLLALQKRAKEDPTLPQQLYTTVTIVKITEGSFLLYSSELASVVEIGFNDTHQRFRYQGLLVTGDLDAKSAAQETRADTRAAAERASDAKAKAHARKKGGKSDMPRRGAADGGQGQHHFSGRVNTVAAQFSWGSHPETGEEVTEVFDLFTEFVALLEVTAKQGRLSLGMQLLQPWEREAARRVCPKVPTSLVEEQ, encoded by the coding sequence TCGGCAGCGACCCGGATCTTGAAAAGCGCGTGAAAGAGGGCACCGTCGTCATTGGACGTGTCAACGTGTTTCGCAACTACAACACCAATCTGTCGTTTGTGCGCAGCAGTCGGCTTCCGTGCGATGTGGTGCTGAACTCTGCCGAGCTGCGCGGGCCTGCGCTGCACTCTGAtgtggtggcagtggcgctcCTGCCATTGGCTCAGTGGCAACCCGCGCCGAATGCAGCCAGCGCAGTGCCTGCCAGCAGCGATAGCAACACCGATGACGAGGAGACCGAAAATGGTCCGCGGGTGATGCCGTCTACGCTGCCGGACGGCCGCCACATTGCGCAGCTGATTGCGCCCGAGACAACGGAAGAGCTCATCCAGAACGCATCTGCCGAGGTCTCCCTCGCCGCGCAGATGGGCGCCCCTTTTTCGTACGAGTGGCCACCAGAGAAGCGTCCTCTGGGCCGTGTCATTCGAATTCTGAAGCGCTGCCTGCCACGCCTTCACGTGGCCCGCATTGCTGACAACCAGGTGCACCCTGGCGAGGGATTGCAGGAGAAGTACTACTACCGCTTCCGTCCCTTCAATCAGCTGTACCCTCAGCTGACTGTGCAGGGGTGCGACATCATGGCTGCTTATCATGCAAACATCAGCACGTCGCTCTTTTCCTTGGCACTGGAGCACGGGGAGAACGGCGAAATCTTAACGACTCCGCGAGTGCCGAACGCCCTCTTGTGCAAAGTCCACAGCTTCCTCGGTGACGCCTCGACCATGGCCGTGGCCAGCCACGCCATCTGCACAAGCTGCAATGTGTCGAACGAACCCTTTTcggaggaggccgaggcgTGCGTGCTCAAGGATTTCACGATCCCCTCGCCAGCGGAACTGGCCGACATGGGGCGGCGCGATTTACGCGACTCGGAGTTCGTCTTGACGATTGACCCCGCCACGGCGCGCGACCTGGACGACGCGCTCAGCATTAAGCCGCGCAAAGATGGCGGCTATCACGTCGGCGTGCACATCGCGGATGTGTCCCACTTTGTGTTGCCGAGGACGGCtctcgacgaggaggcgcaacGGCGCAGCAACTCGACCTACCTGGTGGACCGCGTGATTCCCATGCTGCCGTCCCGGCTGAGCGAGGAGTACTGTAGCTTGAACCCCGGCGAAGACAAGTTTGCCTTCTCTGGACTGTTCGAGTTTGACCGGGACGGGCATCTCATTTCCGAGGCAGCGACGGGGGAGAAGTGCGAGTGGTTCGGCCAGAGTGTCATCCGCAGTCGGTGCCGATTGGCGTacgagcaggcgcagcagattctcgacggcgacgacacgGTGGTGCTCGACGTGGCGCAAGCGGCGTCGGACCTCGGCAtcggcgaggaggctgccCGCAAGAAGGTGAAGCAGAGTGTCACGAACCTCTTTGCGCTCGCGAGCAAACTTCGCCAGCAATCACTGCGGGACGGGCGGGTGGTTATCGGCAACACCCGTCTTGCGTTTAGATTTGACAGGAATGAGGTGAACTCGCCTCCCACCTCCTTTTTCGTGCAGGAGCAGATTCAGGCCAATTGGTTGGTGGAGGAGTTTATGTTGTTAGCGAATCAACGCGTGGCACAGAAAATCGTGCAGTACATTCCGTACGGGGCTCTGCTGCGTCGGCACAAACCGCCGCAACCGCAGAAGATGAGACGACTACGCACGGCCCTGTCGCACCGCGGTCTGCCTACGGGCGGCAGCTCTGGacaggagctgcagcggatgATCGACACCATCAAGAAGGACCACCGCGGAGACTTCCACACCGTGTGCGAGTTGCTCAAGTACTCCTTGATGGCGGCCGAATACATTGCCAACGACCCGACGGAGAAGGACATCCGCTCCCACtttgccgtcgcggcgccgtGGTACACCCACTTTACGTCACCGATTCGGCGTTACTGCGACTTGATGGTGCATCGtcagctgcgcgtcgccctggagctggagcggtgCATGGAGGAAGCCCAGATGGAGATGCCGAACGCGCCGCACCCGGCACTGGAGACGAGGCCCGGGGATTGCATCTTCGACCCAACGCGTGCCGTGGATGTCCACAAACTGAAGACGCGAGAACTCTTCTACCCTCTCTCAGCACTGGAGCACATTGTCACCCACGCCAACGAGTGCCGCTTGAACTCCCGCTCCGCCGGCGACATGTCGTTGGAGTACTCTCTGTGCCTGTACCTGCTTGCACTCCAGAAGAGGGCCAAGGAGGACCCGACTTTGCCACAGCAGCTCTACACCACCGTCACCATTGTGAAGATCACAGAGGGCAGCTTCTTGCTCTACAGCTCGGAGCTCGCCTCTGTGGTGGAGATCGGCTTCAACGATACCCACCAGCGGTTCAGGTATCAAGGACTGCTTGTGACGGGCGACCTGGACGCAAAGTCAGCCGCGCAGGAGACTCGGGCGGACacacgggcagcagcggaacgGGCGAGCGACGCCAAGGCGAaggcgcatgcacgcaagAAGGGGGGCAAGAGCGACATgccacgccgcggcgccgcagatggCGGACAGGGGCAGCATCACTTTTCGGGCCGAGTGAACACGGTGGCGGCTCAGTTTTCGTGGGGGTCACACCCCGAGacgggcgaggaggtgacgGAGGTGTTTGACCTGTTTACGGAGTTtgtcgcgctgctggaggtgacAGCGAAGCAGGGGCGACTGTCATTGGGCATGCAGCTGTTGCAGCCGTGGGAGCGGGAGGCGGCCCGCCGCGTCTGCCCCAAAGTGCCCACCTCGCTGGTCGAGGAGCAATAG
- a CDS encoding katanin, putative encodes MLPAVTTSSPCPPPSFPLPHRRHRRSRHGTERVAPRPTPDHIFHRAFLSAGLGPLIPSISPPRFRAALRVRGTMQASVASEIVKAVHKARNCALYCDYKTALQYYSSIRNEINLHTRSIDDVLCSQWMSLLGELESEAQIIRDTQAELHLFIDPNAAKRREPPDCDENRSSSSAEKAVVPRTGTKKKPRIGASLANSGGSNISVQNAKLYGDKDRFGPAEGPQIPPATRQPARSAASSYAAVSPPFSSSGVGVGRPVAAAPGVGFRQGAGASSGTGAAARGRVKGKSAATRFAGRAGEEELVQLIEADMHVGKLPVTWDDIAGLEEAKRLLEEAVVYPVLMPDYYQGIRRPWKGVLMYGPPGTGKTMLAKAVASECNTTFFNISPATLTSKWRGDSEKLIRVLFEMARHYAPSTIFIDEIDSLCGQRGGGNEHEASRRAKGTLLAQMDGVGVDTDKIVMVLGATNHPWDIDEAMRRRLEKRIYIPLPDAADRVELFKINTKSIKLGSDVDFVKLSQLLEGRHYSGADITNLVRDAAMMTMRRFMKEADKTTLKENAAEIGRQVAEQPINMSDFLAAMKKVPSSINADNIKKFEAWKKEFELNI; translated from the coding sequence ATGCTTCCCGCTGTCACTACTTCGtccccctgcccccccccctcttttccccttccccaccggagacacagacgcagcagGCACGGCACAGAAAGAGTTGCTCCTCGTCCAACACCGGATCACATCTTCCATCGTGCGTTTTTGTCGGCCGGTTTGGGGCCGCTTATTCCGTccatctctcctcctcgtttcCGCGCAgctttgcgtgtgcgcggcaccATGCAAGCATCTGTCGCGAGCGAGATCGTCAAGGCCGTCCATAAGGCCCGCAACTGCGCCCTCTACTGCGACTACAAAACCGCCCTTCAGTACTACAGCAGCATTCGAAATGAGATCAACTTGCACACCCGAAGCATCGACGACGTTCTCTGTAGCCAGTGGATGAGTCTGCTAGGGGAACTggagagcgaggcgcagATCATCCGCGATACGCAGGCGGAGTTGCACTTGTTCATTGACCCTAACGCTGCCAAGCGGCGCGAGCCGCCTGACTGCGATGAGAAtcgcagcagtagcagcgcCGAGAAAGCTGTCGTGCCGAGGACGGGGACCAAAAAGAAGCCACGAATCGGAGCCTCGCTCGCGAACAGCGGCGGGTCCAACATCAGCGTACAGAACGCGAAGCTCTACGGCGACAAGGACCGCTTCGGCCCGGCAGAGGGCCCGCAGATCCCACCAGCTACGCGTCAGCCAGcgcgcagcgcggcctcCTCCTACGCAGCGGTGTCGCCACCCTTCTCGAGCAGCGGGGTCGGCGTTGGTAGACCcgtggctgcagcgcccGGTGTTGGCTTCCGTCAAGGTGCTGGCGCGTCGAGTGGTACGGGGGCCGCTGCAAGGGGGAGAGTGAAGGGTAAGAGTGCAGCGACCCGCTTTGCCGGCCGGGCTGGGGAGGAGGAACTTGTTCAGCTCATCGAGGCCGACATGCACGTCGGCAAGCTGCCGGTCACGTGGGATGATATCGCGGGcctcgaggaggcgaagcgaCTGCTGGAGGAAGCGGTGGTGTACCCGGTGCTCATGCCCGATTACTACCAAGGCATCCGCCGGCCGTGGAAAGGCGTCCTCATGTACGGTCCGCCGGGCACCGGCAAGACAATGCTTGCCAAGGCGGTCGCCTCAGAGTGCAACACCACATTCTTCAATATATCCCCCGCGACGCTCACGAGCAAGTGGCGCGGCGATAGCGAGAAGCTTATCCGGGTGCTTTTCGAGATGGCGCGCCACTACGCCCCGAGCACGATCTTCATCGACGAGATCGACTCCCTGTGcgggcagcgaggcggcggcaacgagcACGAGGCCTCGCGACGGGCAAAGggcacgctgctggcgcagatgGACGGTGTCGGGGTGGACACCGACAAGATCGTCATGGTGCTCGGCGCGACGAATCACCCGTGGGACATCGATGAagcgatgcgccgccgccttgaAAAGCGCATCTACATACCCCTGCCCGATGCGGCGGACCGCGTGGAGCTGTTCAAGATCAACACAAAGTCTATCAAGCTGGGCAGTGATGTCGACTTTGTGAAGCTGTCCCAATTGCTAGAGGGCCGCCActacagcggcgccgacatcACGAACCTGGTGCGAGATGCGGCTATGATGACTATGCGGCGCTTCATGAAGGAGGCGGACAAGACAACGTTGAAGGAAAACGCGGCGGAGATTGGCCGGcaggtggcggagcagccCATCAACATGAGTGACTTTCTGGCCGCCATGAAGAAGGTCCCGAGCAGCATCAACGCCGACAACATCAAGAAGTTCGAAGCGTGGAAGAAGGAATTTGAACTGAACATTTAG